In a single window of the Arthrobacter zhangbolii genome:
- a CDS encoding endo alpha-1,4 polygalactosaminidase produces the protein MKARLPAAAALLLLLAGCATADGGGSPAAHTAGTGAGAPSPPSPGGAPSSGGNWAPSPGGSWQWQLSGPLDLDVAADSFDVDYETTTAADVDTLHRAGSGVICYLSAGSWEEYRGDAGQFPDSVLGTVLDGWPDERWLDIRRMDILLPIMADRMDTCVAKGFDAVEPDNVDGYVNESGFPLTAEDQLAYNRAVAALARDRGLSVALKNDLDQIPDLVEHFDFAINEECVRYSECDSYAPFTEAGKAVLHVEYEGTLDFCSESARLGLSSMLKPLDLGAAREPC, from the coding sequence GTGAAGGCGCGCCTTCCGGCAGCTGCCGCACTGCTGCTGCTTCTGGCCGGGTGTGCAACGGCCGACGGCGGCGGGTCCCCGGCCGCCCACACGGCGGGCACTGGCGCCGGTGCCCCTTCCCCGCCCTCGCCCGGCGGCGCGCCGTCGTCGGGCGGTAACTGGGCGCCGTCACCCGGCGGCAGCTGGCAGTGGCAGCTCTCCGGCCCCCTGGACCTGGACGTGGCCGCCGACAGCTTTGACGTCGACTACGAAACCACCACGGCGGCCGACGTCGACACCCTGCACCGGGCCGGAAGCGGCGTCATCTGCTACCTTTCCGCAGGATCCTGGGAGGAATACCGCGGCGACGCCGGCCAGTTCCCGGATTCCGTCCTTGGCACCGTCCTCGACGGCTGGCCGGATGAACGCTGGCTGGACATCCGCCGGATGGACATCCTGCTGCCCATCATGGCGGACCGGATGGACACATGTGTGGCCAAGGGGTTCGATGCGGTGGAACCGGACAACGTGGACGGCTACGTCAATGAATCCGGTTTCCCTCTGACCGCAGAGGACCAGCTGGCCTACAACCGTGCCGTGGCCGCACTCGCCCGGGACCGCGGCCTGTCCGTTGCACTGAAGAATGACCTGGATCAGATTCCGGACCTTGTGGAGCACTTTGATTTCGCGATTAATGAGGAATGCGTCCGGTACAGCGAATGCGACAGCTATGCACCCTTCACCGAGGCGGGCAAGGCAGTGCTGCATGTCGAATACGAGGGCACGCTGGACTTCTGCTCCGAGTCCGCGCGGCTCGGGTTGTCTTCCATGCTCAAGCCGCTGGACCTTGGAGCCGCCCGGGAGCCCTGCTGA
- a CDS encoding MFS transporter: protein MPDTAPAPVPAGNARLLAVAILASFIAFLDGSIVTVALPAIGTELGGGLATQQWTVNAYLLTLGALILLAGSLSDMFGRLRVLRLGLLGFGAASLACALAWSPEVLIIARALQGMAGALLVPGSLALITTAYRDEARGRAVGQWTAWTGTAAIIGPLLGGVLVDWASWRWIFAVNVLPVAVTLLLSAGLRDRGTLRRMSLDIPGAALAVAGLAGSVYALIEQERRGWGHPGVVVPLVGGVAALVFFFLREARTPAPMMPLSLFRARNFRYGNLVTAAAYAGISLGSFAVTVFVQKAAGYSAIEAGFISLPLPVAMLLFSTYFGRMSGRYGPRAFMAAGPAICGTGFLLLLTVQPPVDLVTELLPGLLLFGFGLSVMVAPLTTAVLGALREEEAGIGSAVNNAVSRVAGLIAVALVGTVSGGALGYPGFRQTALTAAGLFFAAALIAVLGIRNPNADRTVG, encoded by the coding sequence ATGCCGGACACCGCACCCGCGCCGGTTCCCGCCGGAAACGCCCGCCTTCTCGCCGTCGCCATCCTCGCCTCCTTTATCGCCTTCCTGGACGGGTCCATCGTTACCGTGGCGCTGCCTGCAATCGGCACGGAACTCGGCGGCGGGCTGGCGACCCAGCAATGGACCGTCAACGCATATCTGCTCACTCTCGGCGCCCTGATCCTGCTCGCGGGCTCCCTTTCGGACATGTTCGGCCGCCTGCGGGTCCTGCGCCTCGGTCTCCTGGGTTTCGGCGCCGCATCCCTGGCCTGCGCCCTGGCCTGGAGTCCGGAGGTTCTGATCATTGCCCGGGCCCTCCAGGGAATGGCGGGCGCACTGCTTGTGCCCGGCTCCCTGGCGCTTATTACGACGGCGTACCGGGACGAGGCACGCGGACGCGCCGTCGGGCAGTGGACGGCCTGGACCGGGACGGCGGCGATCATCGGCCCGCTGCTGGGCGGCGTGCTGGTGGACTGGGCCAGCTGGCGGTGGATCTTCGCGGTGAATGTGCTGCCCGTGGCGGTGACCCTCCTGCTCAGCGCGGGCCTCCGGGACCGCGGCACGCTGCGCCGCATGTCCCTGGACATTCCGGGGGCGGCGCTGGCCGTCGCGGGGCTTGCCGGTTCCGTTTACGCGCTCATTGAACAGGAGCGCCGCGGCTGGGGCCACCCCGGCGTCGTCGTGCCCCTGGTCGGTGGCGTTGCGGCGCTGGTGTTCTTCTTCCTGCGCGAGGCACGCACTCCGGCTCCCATGATGCCGTTGTCCCTGTTCCGGGCGCGGAACTTCCGCTACGGCAATCTGGTCACCGCGGCGGCCTACGCGGGAATTTCGCTGGGGTCCTTTGCCGTGACCGTGTTTGTACAGAAGGCCGCCGGGTACAGCGCCATTGAGGCCGGTTTCATTTCGCTGCCGCTGCCTGTGGCCATGCTGCTGTTCTCCACGTATTTCGGCAGGATGTCCGGCCGGTACGGGCCTCGGGCTTTTATGGCCGCCGGTCCGGCGATCTGCGGGACCGGCTTCCTGCTGCTGCTGACCGTTCAGCCGCCGGTGGACCTGGTCACCGAACTGCTTCCCGGGTTGCTGCTTTTCGGGTTCGGGCTCAGTGTTATGGTCGCTCCGCTGACCACTGCCGTCCTCGGCGCCCTGCGCGAAGAGGAGGCGGGGATCGGTTCGGCAGTGAACAACGCCGTCTCCCGGGTGGCCGGGCTGATTGCGGTGGCACTGGTGGGGACGGTGTCCGGCGGTGCGCTGGGCTATCCCGGTTTCCGGCAAACGGCACTGACGGCGGCGGGGCTGTTTTTTGCTGCTGCCCTGATAGCGGTGCTGGGCATTCGCAATCCGAACGCGGACCGGACTGTCGGGTAA
- a CDS encoding SRPBCC domain-containing protein, producing the protein MPAPPARVWWGLTDSEALPHWLGTLSSGRFAAGDVVIIRHAEDYSSTSKVLTCEPGSILSMTWEFPDEPLSHLRISLAADGDGTHLELAHDGLGAEAGGYLPGWHTHLLYLEGLLTNRPRDPASFWSTYAGLDADSAG; encoded by the coding sequence ATGCCGGCTCCGCCCGCCCGGGTCTGGTGGGGCCTCACCGATTCCGAGGCATTGCCTCATTGGTTGGGCACGTTATCCTCCGGCCGCTTCGCAGCCGGCGATGTGGTGATCATCAGACACGCCGAGGACTACTCGAGCACCAGCAAAGTCCTCACCTGCGAGCCGGGCAGCATACTGTCCATGACGTGGGAATTTCCGGACGAGCCGTTGTCCCACCTTCGGATCTCCCTCGCGGCCGACGGCGACGGGACGCACCTGGAATTGGCACACGACGGTCTGGGCGCCGAAGCCGGCGGCTACCTTCCCGGATGGCATACCCACCTGTTGTATCTTGAAGGCCTGTTGACTAACCGGCCTCGAGATCCTGCCTCATTCTGGTCCACGTATGCCGGCTTGGACGCCGACTCCGCCGGGTAG
- a CDS encoding spherulation-specific family 4 protein gives MKAPLTAPPITPPRLAIPWYIHPAAAPQDWAWLAAQEVSFAVLNVHNGPGGDEDPYYPQAVARLRRIRLLGYVTLAYGHRRTAEVIREIRAWQRLYHVDGIMFDEVPSTTGTVRRCRQYAGVARDAGVSLLAANPGVFPSPAHLELFDVTSVFEGTAEAYAGFRHPAWARRVPPARLWHLVHTGAPGQLPALRLAAARHGAGHLFATDRHLPNPWLGPPTAVSDQLAAGHPADR, from the coding sequence GTGAAGGCCCCCCTGACGGCACCGCCCATCACCCCGCCCAGGCTGGCGATCCCCTGGTATATCCACCCCGCAGCAGCACCGCAGGACTGGGCATGGCTCGCCGCGCAGGAGGTGTCCTTTGCCGTGCTCAACGTCCACAACGGCCCCGGCGGGGATGAGGATCCCTACTATCCGCAGGCCGTGGCCCGGCTGCGCCGCATCCGCCTGCTCGGATACGTCACCCTGGCTTACGGACACCGGCGCACCGCGGAGGTCATCCGCGAAATCCGGGCATGGCAGCGTCTCTACCACGTGGACGGCATAATGTTCGATGAAGTCCCCTCCACCACCGGGACCGTGCGCCGCTGCCGGCAATACGCAGGTGTGGCCCGGGACGCCGGGGTGTCCCTGCTCGCTGCCAACCCGGGAGTGTTTCCCTCGCCTGCTCATCTGGAACTTTTTGATGTCACCTCAGTCTTCGAGGGAACCGCCGAGGCCTACGCCGGCTTCCGGCACCCCGCCTGGGCGCGCCGGGTACCCCCGGCACGGTTGTGGCACCTCGTCCACACCGGCGCCCCGGGACAACTGCCTGCTCTCCGGCTGGCAGCCGCCCGCCACGGTGCCGGCCATCTTTTCGCTACTGACCGGCACCTGCCCAATCCGTGGCTCGGCCCGCCCACTGCGGTATCGGACCAGCTGGCGGCCGGCCACCCGGCGGACCGGTGA
- the hisG gene encoding ATP phosphoribosyltransferase, translating to MLRVAVPNKGALSESASAMLNEAGYRQRRDSRELVMVDPDNEVEFFFLRPRDIAVYVGAGTLDVGLTGRDLFLDAQVDAEELMSLGFGASTFRFAGPVGDFTSIEQLEGKRVATSYDGLLRAYLAERGISASVVRLDGAVESSVRLGVADAIADVVETGTTLRAAGMEIFGEPILKSEAVLIGRRNAEHPAGLDVLIRRLRGVLVARQYVMMDYDVRRDLLEEAAARTPGLESPTVSPLRDTDWVAVRSMVKRTDTNRIMDELYDIGARAILVSTIHACRI from the coding sequence ATGCTCCGTGTAGCCGTACCCAATAAGGGTGCCCTGTCCGAATCCGCCTCCGCCATGCTCAACGAGGCGGGCTACCGCCAGCGCCGCGACTCCCGCGAACTGGTCATGGTGGACCCCGATAACGAGGTTGAGTTCTTCTTCCTCCGCCCCCGCGATATTGCCGTGTACGTCGGTGCCGGCACGCTCGACGTCGGCCTCACCGGCCGCGACCTGTTCCTGGATGCCCAGGTGGACGCCGAGGAACTGATGAGCCTCGGCTTTGGTGCCTCCACGTTCCGCTTCGCCGGCCCGGTGGGGGACTTCACCTCCATCGAGCAGCTCGAAGGCAAGCGCGTGGCCACCAGCTACGACGGCCTGCTGCGCGCCTACCTGGCCGAACGCGGCATCAGCGCCTCCGTGGTCCGGCTCGACGGCGCCGTGGAATCCTCCGTACGCCTCGGCGTCGCGGACGCGATCGCCGACGTCGTCGAAACCGGCACCACCCTGCGCGCCGCCGGCATGGAAATCTTCGGCGAGCCGATCCTGAAGTCCGAAGCCGTGCTGATTGGACGCAGGAACGCGGAACACCCGGCCGGCCTGGACGTGCTGATCCGCCGCCTGCGCGGCGTCCTGGTGGCACGCCAGTACGTGATGATGGATTACGACGTGCGCCGCGACCTGCTGGAGGAAGCCGCCGCACGCACCCCGGGCCTGGAATCGCCCACCGTTTCCCCGCTGCGCGACACGGACTGGGTGGCCGTCCGCTCCATGGTCAAGCGCACGGACACCAACCGGATCATGGACGAGCTGTACGACATCGGCGCCCGCGCCATCCTCGTCAGCACCATCCACGCCTGCCGGATCTAG
- a CDS encoding MFS transporter, giving the protein MTLQSPAPSPAGPREWASLGVLTLAVMLLAVDGTVLALAVPSLSASLEPTSTQLLWIGDIYSFALAGLLVTMGNVADRIGRKKLLLIGSAGFGIASAIAAFAPSPEVLIAARALLGVSGATIMPSTLSIIRHVFTIPAQRTRAIAVWSVGAGGGAALGPLVGGILLENFWWGSVFLINIPVMLLLLISGAVLLPESRNPRPGKLDLLSALLSIASIVAVVYAVKHTFSSGVDAIGFAALVLGLLTGWVFIRRQRLSSNPMLDIELFRLPAFRGAVVANGLSIFALSGLLFFFSQYLQLVRGYGPLKAGLAELPVTIAMMAVVFVIGFAVARFGVGRSVGGGLLLGAAGLVLLAGAEELGGYLGIAVALVVTGLGIGLAMTLSTDAVVASAPRERAGAASSISETAYELGVALGIAVLGSALSALYRTNLPAMSELDAGTRAAVTDSLASGLQVLDDGATQLIADAQNAFTDAMQVTSLIAALILAVAGIIAWRVIPVRLETNDGSHSGGAGVNDGGGAGVNDGGSDGGGAGGSDGGGNGGGNGGGNGGSAGVNDGGSDGGGNGGSDGGGAGGNADREGPGRELSGSEASTSGASARKSLVSEAPASDVPASEASTEEK; this is encoded by the coding sequence ATGACCCTTCAGTCCCCTGCCCCCTCACCGGCCGGACCCCGTGAATGGGCGTCCCTCGGTGTCCTTACGCTTGCGGTCATGCTGCTGGCGGTAGATGGCACCGTCCTGGCCCTGGCCGTGCCGTCGCTGAGCGCATCGCTCGAACCCACATCGACCCAGCTGCTCTGGATCGGCGACATCTATTCCTTCGCGCTGGCAGGCCTGCTGGTCACCATGGGTAACGTTGCCGACCGTATCGGCCGCAAGAAACTGCTCCTTATCGGCTCGGCGGGTTTCGGCATCGCGTCAGCGATTGCCGCATTTGCCCCATCCCCCGAAGTGCTGATCGCAGCCCGGGCCCTGTTGGGCGTCAGCGGTGCCACCATTATGCCGTCCACCCTGTCCATCATCCGGCACGTCTTCACCATCCCGGCTCAGCGCACCCGCGCCATTGCCGTGTGGTCCGTTGGAGCCGGCGGCGGTGCCGCCCTGGGACCGCTGGTGGGCGGCATCCTGCTGGAGAACTTCTGGTGGGGATCTGTGTTCCTCATCAACATCCCGGTTATGCTCCTTTTGCTGATCAGCGGCGCCGTTTTGCTGCCGGAGTCGCGTAACCCGCGTCCGGGTAAGTTGGATCTGCTTTCCGCGCTGCTCTCCATCGCATCGATTGTTGCCGTTGTCTACGCGGTCAAACACACGTTCAGCAGCGGGGTCGACGCCATCGGCTTCGCGGCATTGGTTCTGGGCCTCCTGACCGGGTGGGTATTCATCCGCCGGCAGCGGCTCTCCAGCAACCCGATGCTGGACATTGAACTGTTCCGCCTGCCTGCGTTCCGCGGTGCCGTCGTCGCCAACGGGCTGTCCATCTTTGCCCTCAGTGGCCTGCTCTTTTTCTTTTCCCAGTACCTGCAGCTGGTGCGTGGTTATGGTCCGCTGAAGGCCGGTCTGGCCGAGCTCCCCGTCACTATTGCCATGATGGCGGTGGTGTTTGTCATTGGGTTCGCTGTGGCCCGGTTCGGCGTCGGGCGCTCAGTGGGCGGCGGTCTGCTTCTGGGAGCTGCGGGCCTTGTTTTGCTTGCCGGTGCGGAGGAACTTGGCGGCTACCTCGGGATTGCTGTTGCACTGGTCGTGACCGGACTGGGTATTGGTCTGGCGATGACGCTGTCAACGGATGCGGTAGTCGCTTCGGCTCCGAGGGAACGTGCGGGAGCGGCGTCCTCCATCTCGGAAACTGCGTACGAGCTTGGTGTCGCCCTGGGAATCGCTGTCCTCGGATCCGCCCTGAGCGCCCTGTACCGTACGAATCTTCCAGCCATGTCGGAGCTCGACGCCGGCACACGCGCTGCGGTGACAGATTCTCTGGCCTCCGGGCTGCAGGTGCTCGACGACGGCGCCACACAGCTGATTGCGGACGCCCAGAATGCTTTCACGGATGCCATGCAGGTGACATCCCTGATTGCCGCACTCATCCTGGCAGTTGCCGGCATCATCGCCTGGCGGGTAATTCCCGTCCGGCTGGAAACCAACGACGGTTCCCACAGTGGGGGTGCGGGCGTGAACGACGGCGGGGGCGCGGGTGTAAACGACGGCGGGAGCGACGGCGGGGGCGCGGGTGGGAGCGACGGCGGGGGCAACGGCGGGGGCAACGGCGGGGGCAACGGCGGGAGCGCGGGCGTGAACGACGGCGGGAGCGACGGCGGGGGCAACGGCGGGAGCGACGGCGGGGGCGCAGGTGGGAACGCGGATCGGGAGGGCCCGGGACGGGAATTGTCGGGCTCGGAGGCCTCGACTTCGGGAGCATCGGCTCGGAAATCGTTGGTTTCGGAGGCCCCTGCTTCGGATGTGCCGGCCTCGGAGGCCTCGACAGAGGAGAAGTAG
- a CDS encoding antibiotic biosynthesis monooxygenase family protein, which yields MYVVVNTLEVGPETAEAFEKAFIDSMANLEGVPGLGRSTLMRPEGKSNTYLSTMEFDSKEDFFAWLKSDSFKASHSDDQAPGMQAPNTVASYTVIKDTAA from the coding sequence ATGTACGTAGTGGTCAACACCCTGGAAGTCGGGCCGGAAACGGCCGAAGCCTTTGAGAAGGCCTTCATCGACAGCATGGCCAATCTGGAAGGCGTCCCCGGCCTGGGCCGCAGCACCCTCATGCGTCCGGAGGGAAAGAGCAACACGTACCTCTCCACAATGGAGTTCGACTCCAAGGAAGATTTCTTTGCGTGGCTGAAGTCGGATTCCTTCAAGGCTTCGCACTCCGATGACCAGGCACCCGGCATGCAGGCACCCAACACGGTTGCCTCCTACACGGTCATCAAGGACACCGCCGCCTAG
- a CDS encoding phosphoribosyl-ATP diphosphatase, which yields MKTFEDLFAELSQKVQDRPAGSRTVTEFESGVHGIGKKVVEEAAEVWMAAEYESDAECAEEISQLLYHLQVLMLAKGLTLQDVYKHL from the coding sequence GTGAAAACCTTCGAAGACCTCTTTGCCGAGCTGAGTCAGAAAGTTCAGGACCGCCCCGCCGGGTCACGCACCGTGACCGAATTCGAGTCGGGCGTGCATGGCATCGGTAAGAAGGTTGTTGAGGAGGCCGCCGAAGTGTGGATGGCCGCCGAATACGAATCTGATGCCGAATGCGCCGAAGAAATCTCCCAGCTGCTGTACCACCTCCAGGTCCTGATGCTCGCCAAAGGCCTGACCCTGCAGGACGTTTACAAGCATCTCTAG
- a CDS encoding YciI family protein yields MAKYLLLKHYRGGPRPLDDTPMDQWTPDEVSAHIQFMQDFADGLRASGEYIDGQALAPEGTFVRYDGEGRPPVTDGPFAETKDLIAGWMVIDVDDYDRAVELAGELSAAPAAGGKPLREWIELRPFLSSPMTITE; encoded by the coding sequence ATGGCCAAGTATTTGCTGCTTAAGCACTACCGCGGGGGTCCGCGGCCGTTGGATGACACCCCGATGGACCAGTGGACTCCGGACGAGGTCAGCGCCCACATCCAGTTCATGCAGGACTTCGCCGACGGGCTTCGGGCCAGCGGCGAGTACATCGACGGGCAGGCTCTCGCTCCCGAGGGCACCTTCGTGCGTTACGACGGCGAGGGCAGGCCTCCGGTCACCGACGGGCCGTTCGCGGAAACCAAGGACCTGATCGCCGGCTGGATGGTGATCGACGTGGACGACTATGACCGCGCCGTCGAACTCGCCGGGGAACTCTCCGCGGCACCGGCCGCCGGAGGAAAACCGCTGCGCGAATGGATCGAGCTTCGCCCGTTCCTGTCTTCGCCGATGACCATCACGGAATAA
- the pelF gene encoding GT4 family glycosyltransferase PelF — protein MKIALITEGTYPVATGGVSTWCDQLVTGMPEHEFHLVALTGGDAGRPIWKLPPNVRSVSLVPVWGPAVSPLRHGNRRRYALEAVQYELTRLWDAALGSDTADPVGRTENALRHLVDISNRVGLARALATRGSVEPILTAWTRHLVSTGEEPMSVADAVMTASIVDRALALVDRRLSGMDVIHASSNGPSSLIALSQSWRHGTPILLTEHGVYLRERYLALYGADFSWPVRRAVTAFLRRLCQVAVTSAHMVLPVNRFNARWERRLGARPERIHTITNGVDPAKFEPVTTEPELPTISFVGRIDPLKDLGTLISAFALVRQRIPNAQLRIFGPTPAENVGYRAGLIRQTETLGITDAVHWEGPTKGSRPAIAAGHVVALSSVSEGLPFTLIEAMMCGRATVNTDVGGVAECLDDEHTAGMLVDARDAAAFADACITLLTDPKLRAAMGAAARRRALAEFTLERCLARYREAYAAARDRVLFEHPGPLPATAPFSVDKAALGLSV, from the coding sequence TTGAAGATAGCGCTGATCACTGAGGGCACGTATCCCGTAGCAACCGGCGGCGTCAGCACCTGGTGTGACCAGCTGGTAACCGGCATGCCGGAGCACGAGTTTCACCTGGTGGCGCTGACCGGGGGCGACGCCGGTCGGCCCATTTGGAAACTGCCGCCAAATGTACGGTCAGTCAGCCTGGTCCCGGTATGGGGGCCTGCCGTGTCACCGCTGCGGCACGGCAACCGGCGCCGGTACGCGCTCGAAGCCGTCCAATATGAACTCACCCGCCTCTGGGACGCCGCGCTGGGGTCCGATACGGCGGACCCGGTGGGGAGGACCGAAAACGCCCTCCGGCATCTGGTGGACATCAGCAACAGGGTAGGACTGGCCCGTGCCCTGGCCACCCGCGGATCGGTGGAGCCCATTCTCACCGCCTGGACGCGGCATCTGGTCAGCACCGGCGAAGAGCCCATGTCCGTCGCGGACGCGGTGATGACCGCCAGTATTGTGGACCGCGCGCTGGCCCTCGTAGACCGCCGGCTGTCCGGAATGGACGTCATCCACGCCTCCAGCAACGGACCGTCGTCACTGATCGCCCTGTCCCAGTCCTGGCGGCACGGCACTCCCATACTGCTCACTGAACACGGGGTATATCTGCGTGAGCGGTACCTGGCGCTCTACGGCGCCGATTTCTCCTGGCCGGTACGGCGGGCAGTGACGGCGTTCCTGCGCCGCCTGTGCCAGGTGGCGGTCACCAGCGCGCACATGGTGCTGCCGGTGAACCGGTTCAACGCACGCTGGGAGCGGCGCCTCGGGGCCCGCCCGGAACGTATCCACACCATCACCAACGGCGTGGACCCGGCGAAGTTCGAGCCCGTCACCACGGAGCCCGAACTCCCCACCATCAGCTTTGTGGGACGGATAGATCCGCTAAAGGACCTGGGGACCCTCATCTCCGCCTTTGCCTTGGTGCGCCAGCGGATACCCAACGCGCAGCTGCGCATCTTCGGCCCCACCCCGGCCGAGAACGTGGGCTACCGTGCCGGTCTGATACGCCAGACGGAAACGCTCGGGATTACCGACGCCGTGCATTGGGAAGGCCCGACCAAGGGCAGCCGCCCCGCCATCGCCGCCGGCCACGTGGTGGCACTGTCCAGTGTTTCCGAGGGGCTGCCGTTCACCCTGATCGAGGCCATGATGTGCGGACGTGCCACGGTTAATACAGACGTCGGCGGTGTGGCCGAATGCCTCGATGACGAGCACACGGCGGGCATGCTCGTGGACGCCAGGGATGCTGCGGCATTCGCAGACGCCTGCATCACGCTGCTGACGGACCCCAAACTGCGGGCCGCCATGGGAGCGGCCGCACGACGTCGTGCCCTCGCCGAGTTCACGCTGGAACGCTGCCTCGCCCGTTACCGCGAGGCCTATGCCGCTGCCAGGGATCGGGTCCTCTTTGAGCATCCCGGCCCGCTGCCCGCCACCGCGCCGTTCAGCGTGGACAAAGCCGCGTTGGGACTCTCGGTATGA